In Flavobacterium sp. N3904, one DNA window encodes the following:
- the pstA gene encoding phosphate ABC transporter permease PstA, producing MEKVLKESENHFFTSKKSNSDIKGKFFVGITQMAVILIIAILFIILAIIVYQGRSKFSWEFISSFPTNGMTEGGIFPAIIGTFILVIVMSIAAVPFGTITALYLTEYASANSKFAAAVRFSVRTLAVVPSIIFGLFGLGFFIQFLGAGADTAFNGGELRWGQPNILWASLTMSLLTLPVIIVSVEEALKTIPRELREASLALGATKWQTIKKVVLPGSVSGIMTGTILAVSRGAGEVAPILFTGAAYYLATLPGSLSDQFMNLGYHIYIMSTQSSDVEKTMPIQFATTLVLLILTLSLNLVAVIIRSRIRRKAK from the coding sequence ATGGAAAAAGTTTTAAAGGAATCAGAAAACCACTTTTTTACAAGTAAAAAAAGTAATTCAGATATAAAGGGGAAATTTTTTGTTGGCATCACACAAATGGCTGTGATTTTGATTATAGCTATTCTTTTTATAATTCTTGCGATAATTGTTTATCAAGGGCGTTCCAAGTTTTCATGGGAGTTTATTTCGTCTTTCCCAACTAATGGTATGACCGAAGGGGGAATATTCCCGGCCATAATAGGGACTTTTATATTGGTAATTGTCATGTCTATTGCAGCGGTTCCTTTTGGGACTATTACGGCACTTTATTTGACAGAATATGCCAGTGCGAATTCTAAATTTGCCGCAGCTGTTCGATTCTCTGTTCGTACCTTAGCTGTTGTACCATCAATTATATTTGGCCTTTTTGGCCTTGGATTTTTTATACAGTTTTTAGGTGCTGGTGCAGATACAGCTTTCAATGGAGGCGAATTACGCTGGGGACAACCCAATATTCTTTGGGCAAGTCTTACGATGTCTTTATTGACGCTTCCTGTTATTATTGTTTCGGTTGAAGAAGCTCTAAAAACAATTCCTCGTGAATTAAGAGAAGCCAGTTTGGCACTTGGTGCAACCAAATGGCAAACTATAAAAAAAGTAGTACTTCCGGGTTCTGTTTCAGGAATTATGACAGGAACGATTCTTGCCGTGAGCAGAGGTGCTGGTGAAGTGGCACCAATTTTATTTACAGGAGCAGCCTATTATTTGGCGACTTTGCCAGGATCATTGAGCGATCAATTCATGAATTTAGGTTATCACATTTATATTATGTCTACCCAATCTTCTGATGTTGAGAAAACAATGCCTATACAGTTTGCAACAACTTTAGTTTTACTAATTTTGACATTATCTTTAAATTTAGTTGCCGTTATTATTAGATCAAGAATTAGAAGAAAAGCTAAATAA
- the pstC gene encoding phosphate ABC transporter permease subunit PstC: MNSQLPIKQTFTKESLKKQFRLSEFLAEKIISSVAFMSITIIFLIFIFVFKESLPLFSFGNDAKAKIEVQTTTGDKPESYGAVATEDLKPEAYNSEPTEDLKPETYGSEPVSQEDLKPESYGETPKEDLSVATTDETMDAVSENNEGADKTWSTFFTTEWVPVSENPRFGLLGLLIGTLKVTIIAMLIAGPLAVLAALYTSCFASKRVKEIIKPIIEMLAAFPSVVIGFFALMVLATFFQDVFGYESRLNAFVGGVAMALAAIPIIYTISEDALAAIPKTYTEASLALGASKWQTAFFVVLPAATPGIFAALLLGVGRVFGETMIALMATGNAALVSANPFESVRTFAATIGSEMAETVFGDTHYSVLFFIGSLLFIFSFALNAIAEFYVKGKLMKKFQGK; encoded by the coding sequence ATGAATTCCCAATTACCTATCAAACAGACTTTCACCAAAGAAAGTTTAAAAAAACAATTCAGACTTTCTGAATTTCTTGCCGAAAAAATAATATCATCAGTGGCTTTTATGTCAATTACTATTATTTTTTTAATTTTCATTTTTGTTTTTAAAGAGTCATTGCCACTATTTAGTTTTGGGAATGATGCTAAAGCAAAAATTGAGGTTCAAACTACTACAGGCGATAAACCCGAATCATATGGAGCAGTAGCGACTGAAGATTTAAAACCGGAAGCCTATAATTCTGAACCGACTGAAGATTTAAAGCCAGAAACTTACGGTTCAGAACCAGTTTCTCAGGAGGACTTAAAACCAGAATCTTATGGAGAAACTCCAAAAGAAGATTTATCGGTAGCAACTACAGATGAAACAATGGATGCCGTTTCTGAAAATAACGAAGGTGCCGACAAAACTTGGAGTACTTTTTTTACGACGGAATGGGTGCCAGTTTCAGAAAATCCTAGATTTGGTTTGTTGGGATTACTGATTGGTACTTTAAAAGTAACAATAATTGCAATGCTAATCGCTGGACCTTTGGCGGTACTTGCTGCATTATACACTTCGTGTTTTGCTTCAAAAAGAGTCAAAGAGATTATAAAACCCATTATAGAAATGCTTGCAGCTTTTCCATCGGTGGTGATTGGTTTTTTTGCTCTAATGGTTTTGGCTACTTTTTTCCAAGATGTATTTGGTTATGAGTCTAGACTAAATGCTTTTGTTGGTGGAGTTGCGATGGCTCTAGCGGCTATTCCTATTATTTATACTATTTCTGAAGATGCATTGGCAGCAATTCCAAAAACGTATACCGAAGCAAGTTTGGCATTGGGTGCCAGTAAATGGCAAACCGCTTTTTTTGTTGTTTTACCGGCGGCGACTCCAGGTATTTTTGCAGCTCTTCTTTTAGGAGTTGGAAGGGTTTTTGGTGAAACAATGATTGCACTTATGGCAACAGGAAATGCAGCTTTAGTATCCGCCAATCCATTCGAGAGTGTTCGAACTTTTGCCGCAACTATCGGATCAGAAATGGCAGAAACTGTTTTTGGTGATACTCATTATAGTGTTTTGTTTTTTATAGGATCTTTACTTTTTATTTTCTCATTTGCTTTAAATGCAATTGCAGAATTCTATGTAAAAGGCAAATTAATGAAAAAATTCCAAGGTAAATAA
- a CDS encoding PstS family phosphate ABC transporter substrate-binding protein yields MKTTKLKVALIVMVVMGIGFSFTTINKVTVKGSDTMVILSQKWAEVYMKKNPGASIQVTGGGSGVGIAALINGSTDIANSSRPIKPSEVEKLKARYSSVGVEIPCAKDGLSVYLNKANPVSSLTIKQIGQIFSGKITNWKEVGGADAPIKLYGRESSSGTFGFFKDNVVKTDFSPSCQTLPGTAAIVNAVKKDKNSIGYGGAAYAEGVKDCGVKKDDKSPAILPTGATIKNHTYPITRYLYMYLKSKPTGETKAFIDWILSPAGQSLIEEVGYFPLK; encoded by the coding sequence ATGAAAACAACAAAATTAAAAGTAGCATTAATTGTAATGGTGGTTATGGGAATTGGTTTTTCTTTTACTACAATTAATAAAGTTACCGTAAAAGGTTCTGATACCATGGTTATTTTGTCCCAAAAATGGGCAGAGGTATACATGAAAAAAAATCCAGGAGCATCTATTCAGGTAACTGGTGGAGGATCTGGAGTAGGAATAGCAGCGTTGATCAACGGGTCAACAGATATTGCAAATTCAAGCCGTCCTATAAAACCTTCTGAAGTTGAAAAATTGAAAGCAAGATACAGTTCAGTTGGTGTAGAAATTCCGTGTGCAAAAGATGGGTTGTCTGTTTATTTGAACAAAGCAAATCCAGTTTCATCACTTACAATTAAACAAATAGGTCAAATTTTTTCCGGAAAAATTACGAATTGGAAAGAAGTTGGAGGTGCAGATGCTCCAATCAAATTATACGGAAGAGAAAGTAGCTCAGGAACTTTTGGTTTCTTTAAAGACAATGTGGTAAAGACAGATTTTTCTCCATCTTGTCAAACATTGCCAGGAACAGCAGCTATTGTAAATGCCGTAAAAAAAGATAAAAATTCAATTGGTTACGGGGGTGCAGCTTATGCAGAAGGTGTAAAAGATTGTGGTGTAAAAAAAGACGATAAAAGCCCTGCGATATTACCCACAGGAGCTACCATCAAAAATCATACATATCCAATCACTAGGTACTTGTATATGTATTTGAAATCGAAACCAACAGGTGAAACAAAAGCTTTTATCGATTGGATTTTGAGTCCAGCTGGTCAGAGTCTGATAGAAGAAGTGGGTTATTTTCCTCTAAAATAA
- a CDS encoding OprO/OprP family phosphate-selective porin, whose amino-acid sequence MKKIIVAIMMLGYGFVNAQEVSNDSIKPISIDSLQQAINMHQLKFDALNEQLSPLQEQVDKISKLRISGYMQVQYEMYNYQDVPTANGPLQLKPGSSETNVPLTTNIVDVSNSFVIRRARIKFTYQPLEGVIFVLQPNFSFSAVTLKDAYVQLNDPWINTFQLWVGQFNRPDYEVEFSSRDRIILERSRMSGILYPQERDLGAKIAANFATQYEIPLNVELAVFNGNFGEGQITNQVADVDSQKDVMLRAYYSLNFKDMGLGVDFGASGYYGKNLVFVAGNFSDVNNKPFAAKVGDQLDKQWTGFELQAYYDVLGGFALKSECNFGTISGEANATNVLNNNPGFNFSGVRDFVGYYVTLEKNFGTKYQAAVRFDSWDPNRRLSGNNVTVAPDLKVNTWSFALDYFFTLNTKIALGYSLPINETSSTVGGIYNGDIKNNITTLRFQASF is encoded by the coding sequence ATGAAAAAAATTATAGTTGCAATAATGATGTTGGGTTATGGGTTTGTAAATGCCCAAGAAGTATCAAACGATTCTATAAAACCAATTAGTATTGATTCTTTACAGCAAGCAATAAATATGCATCAGTTAAAATTTGATGCGCTTAATGAACAATTATCTCCTTTGCAAGAGCAAGTAGATAAAATTTCTAAATTGAGAATATCAGGTTATATGCAAGTGCAATATGAAATGTACAACTATCAAGATGTTCCTACAGCAAACGGACCGCTTCAACTTAAACCAGGTTCGTCAGAGACAAATGTACCTTTGACAACCAATATTGTAGATGTTTCCAATTCATTTGTAATACGAAGAGCAAGGATAAAGTTTACCTATCAACCATTAGAAGGGGTAATATTTGTTTTGCAACCTAACTTCTCCTTTAGTGCAGTAACACTAAAAGATGCTTATGTGCAATTAAACGACCCTTGGATAAATACTTTCCAATTGTGGGTGGGACAATTTAACAGACCTGATTATGAAGTAGAGTTTTCTTCTAGAGACAGAATTATATTAGAAAGAAGTAGAATGTCTGGAATCTTATATCCTCAAGAAAGAGATTTAGGAGCAAAAATTGCTGCAAACTTCGCTACTCAATATGAAATTCCTTTGAATGTTGAATTGGCAGTGTTTAACGGAAATTTTGGAGAAGGACAAATAACAAACCAAGTTGCTGATGTTGATAGCCAAAAAGATGTAATGTTAAGAGCGTATTATTCTCTTAATTTCAAAGACATGGGATTGGGAGTTGACTTTGGTGCAAGCGGATATTATGGTAAAAATTTGGTTTTTGTTGCAGGAAATTTTAGTGATGTAAATAATAAACCGTTTGCGGCAAAAGTGGGTGATCAATTAGATAAACAATGGACAGGTTTTGAGCTTCAGGCTTATTATGATGTATTGGGCGGTTTTGCTTTAAAATCAGAATGCAACTTTGGAACTATATCTGGAGAAGCGAATGCTACCAATGTACTTAATAATAACCCTGGATTCAATTTTAGTGGAGTAAGAGATTTTGTTGGATATTATGTAACATTAGAGAAAAATTTTGGAACAAAATATCAAGCAGCAGTTCGTTTTGATTCATGGGATCCAAACAGAAGATTGTCTGGTAATAATGTGACAGTAGCTCCAGACTTAAAAGTTAACACATGGTCATTTGCTTTGGATTATTTCTTTACATTAAATACAAAAATTGCTCTGGGTTATTCTTTGCCAATAAATGAAACAAGTTCAACTGTTGGAGGAATATATAATGGAGACATAAAAAACAACATAACAACATTAAGATTTCAAGCAAGTTTCTAA
- a CDS encoding sensor histidine kinase: MKINFKKSYKFAIKSALYISLFVSGFCMILSAILFKSAYSALLLFGLICMFFVYVFSFFVLQYRVERFIYRRVKKIYDDVALLESSTFINQPITTDMETLTREVKKFATDKKLEIEMLQVREEYRREFLGNVSHELKTPLFTVQGYLSTLIDGAMDDKSIRKKYLKRAEKGVERLIYIVEDLDMITKLESGDLNIEFAKFDIVKLIQNVFDLLEMKADKKKITLAFENDHIQPIFVNGDKDKIQQVVENLLVNSIKYGKEGGLTEVSIVNLTNKKVLVRVTDNGEGIEKQNISRLFERFYRVDKSGSRSEGGSGLGLSIVKHIIEAHKEKIYVESEFGIGSEFSFTLEKTFITDQLGLKNKGN; encoded by the coding sequence ATGAAAATTAATTTCAAAAAAAGTTACAAATTTGCTATAAAATCAGCATTGTATATCAGTTTATTTGTTTCCGGTTTTTGCATGATTCTTTCTGCAATACTATTCAAATCAGCATACAGTGCCTTGCTATTATTCGGGCTTATTTGCATGTTCTTTGTTTATGTGTTTTCCTTTTTTGTTTTACAATATAGAGTGGAACGCTTCATTTATAGAAGAGTCAAAAAAATCTATGATGATGTGGCGTTATTGGAGTCGAGTACTTTTATAAACCAACCGATCACAACCGATATGGAAACCTTGACTCGAGAAGTAAAGAAATTTGCCACCGATAAAAAGTTGGAAATTGAGATGTTGCAAGTTCGTGAAGAATATAGGAGAGAATTTCTGGGAAATGTTTCTCATGAGCTCAAAACGCCATTATTTACTGTGCAAGGTTATTTGTCAACCCTCATTGACGGCGCCATGGACGATAAATCAATTCGAAAAAAATACTTAAAACGTGCCGAAAAAGGCGTCGAACGATTGATTTATATTGTTGAAGATTTAGATATGATTACTAAATTGGAATCGGGAGATTTAAATATAGAATTTGCAAAATTTGATATTGTAAAGTTAATTCAAAATGTATTTGACTTGCTCGAAATGAAAGCGGATAAAAAGAAAATTACGTTGGCTTTTGAAAACGATCATATTCAGCCCATTTTTGTAAACGGGGATAAAGACAAAATTCAACAAGTGGTAGAAAATCTTTTGGTCAATTCCATAAAATATGGAAAAGAAGGAGGATTGACCGAAGTTTCAATTGTCAATCTAACCAACAAAAAGGTTTTGGTTAGGGTTACAGATAATGGCGAGGGAATAGAAAAGCAAAATATTTCAAGGCTTTTTGAACGTTTTTATAGAGTTGATAAAAGTGGTTCTCGTTCTGAAGGCGGTTCTGGTTTGGGACTTTCGATAGTAAAACATATTATAGAAGCCCACAAAGAAAAAATATATGTTGAAAGTGAGTTTGGTATTGGTTCTGAGTTTTCTTTCACACTCGAAAAGACATTTATAACCGATCAATTAGGACTTAAAAACAAAGGGAATTAA
- a CDS encoding response regulator transcription factor, producing MKKRNTKILLVDDEPDILEIVGYNLAQEGYQIVTAVNGKDAIEKAKKELPSLIIMDVMMPEMDGMEACEHIRRIPELNNVIITFLTARSEDYSQVAGFDAGADDYITKPIKPKLLVSKVKALLRRLKEQEQNSETLNVGGIEINREEYKIVKDNIEIALPRKEFELFYLLASKPGKVFKREEILDKVWGNDVVVGGRTIDVHIRKLREKIGEDLFKTIKGVGYKFEV from the coding sequence ATGAAGAAAAGAAACACCAAGATTCTTCTGGTTGACGATGAACCAGATATTTTAGAAATTGTAGGCTATAATTTGGCACAAGAAGGATATCAAATTGTTACCGCAGTCAATGGTAAAGACGCTATTGAAAAAGCTAAGAAAGAATTACCAAGTCTGATTATAATGGATGTCATGATGCCAGAAATGGATGGAATGGAAGCCTGTGAGCATATTAGGAGAATTCCCGAATTGAATAATGTGATCATCACTTTTCTAACCGCAAGAAGTGAAGATTACTCGCAAGTGGCCGGGTTTGATGCTGGTGCAGATGATTATATTACCAAGCCAATTAAACCTAAATTGTTGGTCAGTAAAGTTAAAGCCTTGTTACGAAGATTGAAAGAACAAGAACAAAACAGCGAAACATTAAATGTAGGTGGTATAGAAATCAATCGTGAAGAGTATAAAATTGTAAAAGACAATATAGAAATAGCATTGCCAAGAAAGGAATTTGAACTTTTCTATTTACTGGCTTCAAAGCCAGGGAAAGTTTTTAAACGAGAAGAAATTCTGGACAAAGTTTGGGGAAATGATGTGGTGGTTGGTGGACGTACTATCGATGTACATATTAGAAAACTTCGCGAAAAAATTGGAGAAGATCTTTTTAAAACTATAAAAGGGGTAGGATATAAGTTTGAAGTTTAA
- a CDS encoding TonB-dependent receptor, protein MKLKFLFFTLFICAISFSQTKGTISGVLLDKDSNNQALPFANVLLKGTKIGANTDIDGKYSISIAPGNYTVQFSFLGYESLEIPVTVVANETVTLNNSIGSGSYKLKDVVIKSSGGREKETALLLDQKNAVVIKQSIGAQEMSRKGVSNVAEGLTKITGITSVGNRGLFVRGLEDRYNNLLINDLATPSNNPYNKYISLDLFPTDIVGVIDVYKTFNPNIYGDFAGGTFNVQTTKVSKSITKLNIGIGYTTNNSLSDFLIAEDANSTKGFFGLTANDRKLPTVLGNTATANTLTSQQSLDAFKNSGFNVAATKSPLNSSISFLNAEKFDLTPEKSLSYLVSLSFENDFSITNGVQRNFTNSPTGFVYGSDFVTTDYTYQASFTGLLGLNYNTKKLKLSYNTIYIQSSANLIQDQFGIPDTSTGANNSILIRTNQLDVSSYINNQLLGEYALSEDKNQKINAGISYAITKFDQPDRKFFRGSLSGENDITTSIAANNFIRQYLSIDSDYYFSGLAEYNYKFGKEEKNKKITVGYNGYTSNMESSYRFIIPSVGPNFTTPLNQPDNQLNGYLTNNIFSFRESSNATWQAKLNQGAHAGYANLLYNFDNKWEVNGGLRVENTTRQTLYRKPDSFDADFTVVDYNNLYFLPALNVKYSITENSNARFSATQTYTTPIIMEAYPIEYINADGTSTLGNPYLENSDNYNVDFKYEIFPTTKELFSAGLFGKKITTPIERTFVANASNTTITTYLNSDSAILYGAEIDFLYDLSRINKALDKFSWGFNTSLLYSQVKVAPTYINSQGDSSQSIETHQVRELQGASKYIINSDLKYQFDFSSEWSNTISLVYSTFAKRIYAVGTGHMDNIYELPVTKLDFVWGSKVSKNIDLKFSVQNILNPDITFEQGNNGDSPLLNDSTIRNYKTGVSFSLNLGYTF, encoded by the coding sequence ATGAAATTAAAATTTCTATTCTTTACACTATTTATCTGCGCTATTAGTTTCTCACAAACTAAAGGAACAATTTCTGGTGTTTTATTAGACAAAGACTCAAACAACCAGGCTTTACCGTTTGCAAATGTATTGCTCAAAGGCACAAAAATTGGGGCAAATACAGATATAGATGGTAAATACAGTATTAGTATCGCGCCTGGAAATTATACCGTTCAATTTAGTTTTCTTGGATATGAATCATTAGAAATTCCTGTAACAGTTGTTGCAAACGAAACTGTAACCCTGAATAATTCAATAGGATCTGGAAGCTACAAATTAAAAGATGTCGTTATCAAATCAAGCGGCGGTAGAGAAAAAGAAACTGCTTTATTATTGGATCAAAAAAATGCAGTTGTAATTAAGCAAAGTATCGGCGCACAGGAAATGTCCAGAAAAGGAGTAAGTAATGTAGCCGAAGGTTTGACCAAAATTACCGGAATTACAAGCGTGGGTAATCGTGGATTATTTGTACGTGGCCTTGAAGACCGTTACAACAATCTATTAATAAACGATTTGGCGACACCATCAAACAATCCGTATAACAAATACATTTCATTGGATTTGTTCCCAACAGATATTGTGGGTGTAATTGATGTTTATAAAACATTCAACCCAAATATTTATGGAGATTTTGCTGGAGGAACATTCAATGTACAAACAACAAAGGTATCCAAAAGCATCACCAAATTAAATATCGGAATAGGTTACACTACAAACAATAGTTTATCAGACTTCTTAATTGCCGAAGATGCCAATTCTACAAAAGGTTTTTTTGGATTAACAGCCAATGATAGAAAATTGCCAACCGTTTTGGGAAATACGGCTACTGCCAATACATTAACTTCGCAACAATCTCTTGATGCATTTAAAAACAGTGGTTTTAATGTTGCTGCTACAAAAAGCCCTTTAAATTCAAGCATTAGTTTTTTGAATGCCGAAAAATTTGACCTTACTCCAGAAAAAAGCTTATCCTATTTAGTTTCCCTATCTTTTGAAAACGACTTCAGTATAACAAATGGTGTTCAAAGAAATTTTACCAATAGTCCTACTGGTTTTGTTTATGGCAGTGATTTCGTAACAACAGATTACACCTATCAAGCTTCCTTTACAGGATTATTGGGTTTAAATTATAATACAAAAAAATTAAAATTATCTTATAATACAATTTACATTCAATCTTCTGCCAATTTGATTCAAGATCAATTTGGTATTCCAGATACCAGTACAGGAGCAAATAACTCTATATTAATCAGGACGAATCAATTGGATGTTTCTTCCTATATAAACAACCAATTGCTTGGCGAATATGCACTTTCTGAAGATAAAAATCAAAAAATAAATGCAGGAATATCTTATGCCATAACAAAATTTGACCAACCTGACAGAAAATTTTTCAGAGGATCATTATCTGGAGAAAATGACATAACAACTTCTATTGCGGCAAATAATTTTATTCGCCAATATTTATCTATTGACAGCGATTACTATTTCTCAGGTTTGGCAGAGTACAATTATAAATTTGGAAAAGAAGAAAAAAACAAAAAAATAACAGTAGGATATAACGGATACACTTCAAACATGGAATCTTCCTATCGATTTATAATTCCAAGCGTAGGTCCAAATTTTACCACACCTTTAAACCAACCAGATAATCAACTGAATGGATATTTAACAAACAATATTTTTTCATTTAGAGAAAGTTCGAATGCAACATGGCAAGCAAAATTAAATCAAGGTGCCCATGCAGGATATGCCAACTTATTATACAATTTTGACAATAAATGGGAAGTAAATGGCGGTTTACGAGTAGAAAATACTACTAGGCAAACACTATACAGAAAACCAGACTCTTTTGATGCAGATTTTACTGTAGTAGATTATAATAATTTGTATTTTTTACCAGCGTTAAACGTAAAATATAGTATTACTGAAAACTCAAATGCACGTTTTTCTGCAACCCAAACCTATACCACTCCAATTATTATGGAAGCCTATCCTATAGAATACATCAATGCCGATGGAACCTCTACTTTGGGCAATCCTTATTTAGAGAATAGCGACAATTATAATGTAGATTTCAAATATGAGATTTTCCCAACGACCAAAGAACTATTTTCAGCGGGACTATTTGGAAAGAAAATAACAACTCCTATAGAACGTACTTTTGTCGCAAATGCCTCCAACACAACCATTACAACTTATTTGAATTCAGACAGTGCCATATTGTATGGAGCAGAAATTGATTTTTTGTATGATTTATCAAGAATTAACAAAGCTTTGGACAAATTTTCATGGGGTTTCAATACTTCATTGTTATATTCACAAGTTAAAGTTGCACCTACTTACATAAACTCTCAAGGCGACTCATCGCAATCAATAGAAACACATCAAGTAAGAGAACTTCAAGGTGCTTCAAAATACATCATCAATTCCGATTTAAAATATCAATTTGATTTTAGCTCAGAATGGAGCAACACAATTTCATTAGTCTACTCTACTTTTGCAAAAAGAATTTATGCAGTTGGAACTGGGCACATGGACAATATTTATGAATTACCTGTAACCAAACTGGATTTTGTTTGGGGAAGTAAAGTATCCAAAAATATTGATTTAAAATTTTCAGTTCAAAACATACTTAATCCAGACATTACATTTGAACAAGGAAATAACGGAGATTCACCATTACTGAATGATTCAACAATACGTAATTACAAAACAGGAGTGAGTTTCTCACTAAATTTAGGATATACATTTTAA
- a CDS encoding T9SS type A sorting domain-containing protein: protein MAKNYFYITLLLAIFFTTAASAQDSKQSSNIQENTSIEGLNLYPNPVTTGKVYISSKNDLEKEIIIFDVLGKKVLQTIIYTKELNVSNLSPGVYIIKITEENATSSRKLIVR from the coding sequence ATGGCAAAAAACTACTTTTATATCACACTTTTATTGGCTATTTTCTTCACTACTGCTGCAAGCGCACAAGATAGTAAGCAATCGTCAAACATACAAGAAAACACTTCAATAGAAGGGTTGAATTTGTATCCAAATCCTGTGACTACTGGAAAAGTGTACATTTCATCAAAAAACGATTTAGAAAAAGAAATTATTATTTTTGACGTTTTAGGTAAGAAAGTGTTACAAACCATAATTTACACCAAAGAACTTAATGTTTCGAACCTTTCTCCTGGTGTTTATATCATTAAAATCACCGAAGAAAATGCAACTAGCAGTAGAAAATTAATAGTCAGGTAA
- a CDS encoding acyl transferase — translation MISSSDIFTLSSQKQFEKIALKVFRFQYENNLVYQEFCDLLKTNPQKVKSIQQIPFLPIQFFKSHNVISNNNPIEATFSSSGTTGSITSRHLVTDVSIYEESYRKGFSQFYGNIEDYVVLALLPSYLEREGSSLIYMVEDLIQLTNHSKSGFYLNNHDELIQKLIELDQAGQNVILIGVTYALLDLIEKNKFQLQHTIIIETGGMKGKRKEMIREELHEQLCEGFGVRAIHSEYGMTELLSQAYSLGNGVFECPSWMQIHIRDTEDALTYINDGKTGGINVIDLANINSCSFIATQDLGKKYPNTTFEVLGRFDNSDIRGCNLMVV, via the coding sequence TTGATTTCATCCAGCGATATATTTACCCTTTCGAGTCAGAAGCAATTTGAAAAAATTGCCTTAAAAGTATTCCGATTTCAATATGAAAACAACTTAGTGTATCAAGAATTTTGTGATTTATTGAAAACAAATCCACAAAAAGTAAAATCGATACAACAAATCCCTTTTTTGCCGATTCAGTTCTTCAAAAGTCATAATGTTATTTCAAACAACAATCCAATTGAAGCGACTTTTTCCAGTAGCGGAACAACAGGGTCCATCACCAGTAGGCATTTGGTGACCGATGTTTCCATTTACGAAGAAAGTTACCGCAAGGGGTTTTCTCAATTTTATGGGAACATTGAAGATTATGTGGTTCTGGCTTTGCTCCCCTCCTATCTGGAAAGAGAAGGTTCCTCTTTAATTTATATGGTGGAAGATTTAATACAACTCACAAACCACAGCAAAAGCGGCTTTTACCTCAACAATCACGATGAACTAATTCAAAAACTAATTGAATTAGACCAAGCAGGACAAAATGTAATTCTGATTGGCGTTACTTATGCTTTATTGGATTTAATCGAAAAAAACAAATTCCAACTACAACATACCATTATCATTGAAACTGGCGGAATGAAAGGCAAGCGTAAAGAAATGATTCGCGAGGAATTGCACGAACAGTTATGCGAAGGTTTTGGAGTTAGAGCCATCCATTCGGAATACGGTATGACTGAACTGCTTTCGCAAGCTTATTCTTTAGGAAACGGCGTATTTGAATGCCCTTCTTGGATGCAAATACACATTCGCGACACCGAAGATGCACTAACCTATATAAACGACGGCAAAACAGGCGGAATTAACGTTATCGACCTAGCCAACATCAATTCCTGTTCGTTTATTGCTACGCAAGATTTGGGCAAAAAATATCCCAATACCACTTTCGAAGTATTGGGACGTTTTGATAATTCTGATATTCGGGGTTGTAATTTGATGGTTGTTTAA